GCGATAATCCATTCAAGCTCGTTGAGCGGTGAAGCAAAAAGATTAATAAGGCTCCGACCCCAAATTTCTTCCATGAGTGTAATTGAAATTTCATAACACGACCTGAGCGTCACTTGCCACAATACAAGCCCTGCCATTAAAAGCAGTACCAATTTTGTTGTTGTTTTTTGTGATTGTTCAATCCATGAAGCGGTCATTCCCCACATGGTGATGTCAAGCAACGGCCAATAAAAAAATTCTGCCATACGCACAACATTGCGTCGTTCGAAATAAAGAATTCTCAGCATAATTGCCTGAATTCTATGCCACACAATATCCATCTTGTGCTCCTATCATATGCTCAGCTTATGTAGCCCGAGCAATTTGTAAAAAGTAATCTTCAAGGGTTGGTTTTTCAATAGCAATATGAGAAAACTGCACGCCACACTGAGCAACTTGCATAATAAACTGCGCAACTGATTGTTCATTGACCTCGACTTCAATCCACCGCTCTTTTACGGTGTAGGCAAGATTTTCCCTTTGAGCATAAGCAATTAATCGTTTGAGACCGTCAACAATCACCAACTGCACTCGAGCTCGAGAGATACTTGCAGCAAGGACAGCAGGAGCATCGTTGGCTATAATTTTTCCGTTCTGCAACACAAGTACACGCTGGCATACGGTGGCAACTTCATCCATATTGTGCGATGTAAACAAAATAGAAAGCTTTCTGCTTTGCTGCTCATGCAAAATGAATTCACGCACTTCACAGGCAACGTCCGGATCAAGTGATGCCGTAGGTTCATCAAGCAGTAAAAGTTTTGGTTCGGTCATAAAAGCCTTAACCAACATAACGCGCGTTTTCTGACCCGCAGAGAGCGTGCCAACCTCACGTCGCGCAAACCCAGTTGCATGAAATTTTTCAAGATATCGTGCAATCCGCTGGCGCAATACAGCTCCGGTAAGACCATACAACATGCCATGAATAGTTAAATTTTCCTGAACACTCAGGTTAGCTGGAAAATTGATGTAGGTGCTTGCAAAACCGACTTCTTGCAATACTTCAGAATGATGCGTTAAAAAATTTTTACCAAAAACGGTTACACTCCCGGCTGTGGCAGTCAACGTGCCAAGCAGCATGTGAATGGTGGTGGTTTTTCCAGCTCCATTAGGTCCAAGAAGTCCCAATATCTCGCCTTCACCGATGGAGAACGAAATGTTATCGACAGCGGTAAACGGCTTCTGAACCTTGCTTTTTCCCGGAAAAATCTTGGTTAGATTTTGTACAACTAAAACCGAACTCGTATTCATAATGACCTCACTTTACGCTTTGGAACACAGTGTAGCACAAAAACCGCTACCTCCCAAAAATGAATTCCTAGCAAAAATAACCGGTTTTACAGATTTGCATGAGTCTAAATACCCCCTAAAAATAGGCTTTTTTAGAGATCAACACCTACCCCACTTGCATTAATTTAATTTCAATTATAGAATTAATATAGATTCTCAAATCAAGAATTTGTCTTTATGTAATAAATGGAGGTTTCTTATGAAAAATGTAAGCAAAATAATTGTGTTATTTGGTTTTTTTACAGTACTAATAACTTCAACAACATGGGCGATGAGGCCAGATTTTCAACAACAACTTAAAGAGCGCAGAGAAAGACTAGAAAAAGAACGCCAAGAGAAGTTGACACAGGAAAATGCTCAAAATCAAACACCTACTCCTCAGCTCGAAGTTCAAGATCAGAATATAATTCAACATCAATTCACTTTTGACGAAGATATTGAAGTAATATTCAAAAAATATCTTCCTGATAATGTTCTTTTGAATTCAAACAACAACAATAATAACGTCGTTACCAAACAAGACTCTGATACAAACACTATTGATACCGACGATTTAATGTTAGAAGAAGAAACTATAATTCCTAACTCAAAATCTAATCAGAAAAAAAGAAAGCGTAATCAAGGAGATGAATTACAACACGAAGTCATTAAAAAATCTAAAATACCAGCAAGCGAAGTCCAACTTGATAAACTATACAACCAGTCAATGGTAATAAAATATTTTCCGCATAACATGCATCTGAAAACAGAAAAATATACGGTAAATAAAGAAATACTGGAACAGCTTATCAACTCGGACAATCTTGATATATCGTTTGGATCAAGCAATCAAACAGCACTTCATTACGCAGTATGTTATCTTGATCTGCAAACAGTAAAATGCCTTATACATGCAGGCGCTAACGTTAATGCTCGTGACAGCCAAGGGCAAACTCCACTTCATTTTTGTGCAAAACAAGACAATTTGGTTTGGGGAGCTCGAACACTACCAGGCAACACAACCACCATCAAAAACCTATTATACTGTGGCGGTATTGCTTTACCATCAAAAGAAACTAGTGAAAAACGTACACAAATAATTGATGCACTTAGAAGAGGTGGCGCTGACCTCAATGCGCAAGACAATCAAGGATCAACTCCTCTCGCTCTTATCATTTCTAATATTTTAAATGACCGTAACAATGATGAAGAATTCAAAAATCTCCTTCACACAATTGAGTCCTTACTTCAAGAAGGAGCTTACCTATCAATACCCAGCGATCATCTTATAGCTGAATATACACCAGGATCAATTGAGGGTATAAAGCGAAAGAATGCACTGATAAATCTTCTTCTGAAATACAACGTATCTTTTGATCAAGAATGCAAAAAATTAATGGTAAATGCATGGTCGGCATTTTTCTTGCTTAATCATCAAGAATCAAAATAGATAAATGTTACGAGGTTCTTTAGATCTCCGATCTAGTCAGTAATGACATCCTAAAAAAAGTTCTTTTTTAAAAGCAAAGCAGGGCGCGATGCGCCCTGCTTTGCTTTTAAAATCTACAAAAAACCTAGTCCCAATTCAAAGAACCGGCTGTTTGATACTCGGTTACACGAGTTTCGAAAAAGTTCTTTTCTTTGGTTAAATCAGTAGCCTGCGACATCCATGGAAATGGATTTGGCTTGTTATAAATCTTTGGCAAGCCAATGCGCTCAAGGCGACGGTCCGCCATGTGTTCAACGTACAAACAGAACTGCTGCGCATTGATACCCATCACACCTTGCGGGCAAGCATCAAGCGCATAGTTACTTTCAAGTTCAACCGCTTTTTTGATCAATTCAACAACTTTTGTTTGAAATTCCGCATCCCAAACCTCTGGATTTTCAGCTTTAATGGTGTTGATGAGATCGCAGCCAAAAGCCAAGTGAATACTTTCATCACGCATGATGTATTCAAACTGTTCACCAATACCGATCATCTTTTGTTGGCGCTTGAGCGCAAGCATCATTGCAAAACCTGCATAGAAGAAGATACCTTCCATGATGACGTAGTAGCCAACAAGGTCAATAAGAAAACGTTGGATATTCTTTATACCATCTGTTTTAAAAGAAGGATCAAAAATTGTTGTTGTCAGGTCAACAACAAAATCATCCTTCGCTTTGATTGAAGGAATGGTCTGATACATATTATAAATGTAGTCAGGGTCAAGACCTAATGAATCGCAGCAGTAAATGAACGTATCAGTATGCACCGCTTCTTCATATGCTTGGCGCAACAAATATTGCCGACACTCTGGATTGGTTACGTGACGATAAACTGCCAAAACAATGTTGTTAGCAGTCAACGATTCTGCGGTTGAAAAAAAGCCCAAATTCCAAAGAATAAGCTTGCGTTCTTCAGGTGTTAAACAATCCTGAGATTTCCACTGTTCAACATCCTTTTGCATGGAAACTTCTTCAGGTGTCCAATTATTTGCAACACCATCTTTATAATGTTGACGTGCCCAATGATAGGTCATCGGCAATATTTTATTTGGATCAATCGACGAATTATTAATAATCGTCTTACGTTTATCTATATTTCCAATCATAGAAGACCTCTCTTATGATGAATATTTTTTATTGGCAAGATTCACACGACTCATCTTCAATTCCACATGAACGCTGGCCAAGATCTCCAGTAAAAGATGTCTCATCCTGCCCATCATTTTGTCCTATAGCCGACTCTTGGACCTTAGAATATTCACGTTTTTGTGTGAATCCAAACTTTTGTGCATCTAATGTCGATTTTTCAATTTGGCTCGCTGCAAGCGTTCGTAAATAATAGGTTGCTTTTAAGCCAGAACGCCACGCAAGCAGATAAATATCATTGAGCTTTTGCCCAGAAACACCCTGCATAAAAACATTATGCGATTGGCTTTGATCAATCCATTTACCACGAACGGCAGTCATTTTTATCAACCACTCAGGGTCAATTTCAAAAGCTTCTTTATATTTTTCTTTAATATGAACAGGAATTGATTGAATGAGTTGAATATTGCCATCACAATATTTCAGCTGATCAAGCATATCCTGATTCCATAAGCCAAGTTTCTTCAAATCATTAACAAGATATTCGTTAATAATAGTAAACTCTCCGCTCATGTTTGCTTTTACATAGATATTCTTATAAATCGGCTCGATGCTTGGAAAACTTCCTGCAATATTTGAAATGGTTGCTGTGGGGGCAATTGCCATCAAGTTAGAATTGCGCATGCCATATTTTTTGACCATCTCGCGCACAGGTTTCCAGTCCATTGAACTTGTTCGTGAAACTTCGACCGGAATGCCTCGTTCTTTTTCAAGCAGATCAAGTGTATCAAGTGGAAAAATTCCACGATCCCATTTTGAACCCTTGTATGAACTGTAATAACCGCGCTCTTTTGCAAGCTGGCTCGAAGCTGCAATGGCATAATAGGATATAAATTCCATGGTAGTATCAGCAAGTTCAAGTGCTCGAGGATCTTCCATTGGAATATCGATTATAAAAAGTGCATCCTGAAAGCCCATAATACCTAGTCCAATTGGACGATGACGCAGGTTTGAATTTTTTCCTTCAATCGTTGGATAGAAGTTAATATCAATAACGTTATCAAGCATCCGAATTGCCGAATTAATGGTATCAATCAAAAGATCTTTATCAAGCTTCCCATCTTTGACATGTCGAGCTAAGTTTATTGATCCCAGATTACAAACAGCGGTCTCATCTTTGGAAGTATTAAGGGTAATCTCGGTACATAAATTTGAAGAATGAACAACACCAACATGATCCTGAGGCGAACGAATGTTACACGTATCCTTGAAAGTAATCCATGGATGACCAGTTTCAAAAAGACGGCTCAACATTTTTCGCCAGAGTTGACGTGCTGGAACCGCTTTAAAAAATTTAATTTCTCCGGAGTGAGTCTTTTGCTCATACTCAACATAGCGCTGCTCAAATTCACGTCCATAAATTTCATGCAAATCAGGTGTTTCATGCGGAGAAAACAAGGTCCATGATTCATCGGCAATCACACGCTTCATAAAGAGATCAGGTATCCAATTTGCAGTATTCATGTCATGGGTACGACGCCTGTCATCACCAGTGTTTCTTCGTAAATCTAAGAAATCTTCAAAATCATAATGCCAGCTTTCAAGATAAGCACACGTTGCACCTCGTCTGCTTCCACTACGATTAATTGCTGCAACAACGTCATTAGCAAGTTTAAGAAAAGGAATAATACCTTGGCTCTTTACACGAATACTGCTAATTGGAGAACCTGTTCCGCGTAATTGCGTCCATGAATTTCCTAAACCACCTGACCATTTTGACATGTGCGCATTGTCTTTGAGACATTTAAAAATATGATCCAAATCATCATCAACATATGTTAAATAACAAGAACTGAGTTGTGGATGAGGAGTTCCTGCGTGGAAAAGAGTTGGAGTTGAAGAAACATAACGCAATGATGAAAAAATGCGATAAAATTCGATTGCTCGATCAGTACGCTCAAATTCTTTTTCATTAAGCGCAAGACCCATCGCCACACGCATCCAAAATGCTTGCGGTAATTCAATAACACGACCATTATGCCGACGAAAATAGCGTTCATACAAAGTTTGAATGCTGATATATCCAAATAAGAAGTCATTTTCAACTTCAAGAGCATGAGAAAGTTTTTCAAGATCAAACTCAAGAAGTTTTTTATCAAGAACTTCATATTCAACACCGGCGCTAATGTACTCAATAAAATTTTTTCGATAGCTTTCAGCTAACCGCTCATCGGTAAGAGAACATCCAATAGCCTCTTTATAAATTTGCTGTAAAAAAAGTCTTGCAGATACATAACTGTAAGCAGGATCGCGTTCAATAAATGAAACGGTTGCAAGTACAAGTGCCTTTTCCAAATCACGTGTGGAAATTTTATCATAAATAATTTTAATAAGTTCAGAAAAAATAAGCTCTATCGATACAGATTGTTCAAACCCTTTTGCGGCACGCTGAATAGTCTTAATAATTTTTTCTTTTTCAAATGGCACCAAACTTCCATTACGCTTGGATACCTGAACAATCGATAAATCTCCCCACACCGTAGAAGTTGGCGCTTGGGAGGCTGTGCTAGCGAGTTGATTTGACATAAATTCCTCCTCTTAAATTTTTATTCTGACTTTTTTCAACAATCTATATGTACTATATTTTCTGTTGATAAAAAATCATAAAACTATTTTCTCATTGCAAAATTATTTTTTTCGACGTGAACTATACTCTAGCAGGTTGCAAAACCACAATCAAATAATTTTTTTATTATAGAGAATGTCCTGTACCAAAGCGCTTTCCTAAATATTTTGAAAATAAATTTGATAGAAAAAGTCAAGAAATTTTTTCATTAAAAATCTATAATCACTCTTCTATTTTATCGTCAAAAAATAACTGTTTTTTATTTTAGAATAGAAAACAAATAAAAAAGATGATCGTTGTTCGTCTGCAATTTTTCTCTTACTATGGCTTTTTATAGTATGGCAGAATAATAGATGAATAAATTGTTGTTAGTCTTTTTGATTCAATCACTCATCTTTAAAATATGATGTTTTTGTTTAAAATCTGCGAAATAAAAGATTTCATGCTTGAACACAACTCTTTACCGTGTCAATGATTGATCGATTTTTTCAAAGTGGATTATGAATACACCAAGAGCTTTTTGTAATTAATATACAATAGAATAACCGCTCAATAAAAACAGCTACGGCATGAATCAGATTGTAATAAATAAAAGCGACCGCATATAATACAATCGCTTTTATTTATTCTAAATTTATCTAAGATTTAAAAAAATTGTCATCAACAAAGTTCCAAAGACTGGAACTTTAATATATTTAAATCCAAAGAGCTTGTTTGCAATATTAAGCAATGACAACATGACAAGTGCTGGATAGCAGGTAATAACAACAGGAGAAATCATTTTCATGATACCTGCAAATCCAAGATTTGCCATAACAAAGGTACAAACAGTGGTGATAAGCAATGCATACAGGTAGCTAATGCGTCCATTAAAAACACCATTACGTATGTAATCCGCAAATACAGCTGTAAGCGCAAGTGCTGTTGTTATACAAGCAATTACTACGGTAATATTCGCTAATATTCCGGCATGTGATCCAAGAATTGAAATAGCAAGTGCACTCAAAATTTGATCTTGTGCAACATCAACAAGTTGAGCTCCATGCATTGCTGCAATAAAGCAAAAACCGGTGTATACAAGTCCAAGCAAGAGACCACCAATAATTCCACCTTTTAAGCCAATCATTGCAATATCTCTTGTTGTAAGATTTTCTTTTTCCGATTTTGCTCGACGTCGAACCGCCTCAAGAATTAATCCTGAAAAGAAAATGGTACCGAGCAAATCAAGCATCCAAAAACCTTCGCGTAAGCCATATATAAAACTATTAAATGCTGTAAATCCAACATCAACTGGTTTCAGTGGACTAAAAATTCCAACTATTATGATAGAAAAAAGTAAGACGAGCTTTATCGGACCAAAAACTTTACCGAGTAATTCAACAAGCAAGCTCTTACGCATGGTGCAAATAAAAATAAATACAACTGCAAGAAAGCTAAACCAAAAAGCTGTGCATCCAGGGACGTACCAACGAATTACCGCATGGGCAAGGGTTAAGCAGCGAGGAATTGCTCCAAAGGGCCCAATGAGAACCATACATATAAAGGTTATGACGGCAGCAGGGATAGCACCCATTGTCCCCATAAATTTCTTATAATTCCCATCAAATAACATCGATGCAATAAGTCCAATTACAGGAATCAAGATAGCAGAAATGCAAAGCCCAAGCAGCGCATAAAGCACCTGATCTCCAACAGTACGACCAAGACCAAGAGGAAAAACAACGTTGCCGGCACCAAAAAGCATTGCAAAAATTGCAAGACCAACAGTAAGTGAATTTGAAAATTTCACAATAAATCCTTTCATCAATACTCAAAAGCTATCTTTGTAAAATACAACAAAGTGCTTTAAAAAAATTACCCGCGATAACGAGAGTAACAAACAAAAAACATACAAAAAATAAATGTTAAACAATAAAAAAGAATGCCGCGCTTGCGGCGACAATAGTATTCATGGCTAAAAGCCACATAGAAAGCGTCAAAATAGAACGCATTGTATGAGAAGCTGGAGAAGAAGATTGCCCTACTTGATTAAACATCAAAAAAGGTGCTGCATAGCCGGTATGGCTTTTTTCCAAATATCCGAGCACAAGGTCAAAAACCTTGGAGGATGCTATGAGCTGGTACATATTAACTCCTCATCGTTCCGCGTGCATTGAATGCATAAAGGCTCTCGCAGCACGTATTCACTATAAAAAACGCTTTAGTGGGCATTATAACTCAGATTCACTATAAGCGCAATCGCTAAAATTCAAATTGTAAACCCTGGATAGCGATTTTCTACCCAGGGTTTACAATTCGTTTTATACTTCACAAAACAGGAGTTTATTTTCCTGGAAAGTCTGTGTATCGTGCAGAATGATCAACTCCCTGTGAAACTCCATAAATTTTTTCAAATAATGTTAATGAAGTATCATCATACACATGCATCTGGGTAAGGCGATCAATCGTTTGTTCTCTTACAGCCTCACCCAAACTCTTTTCAAGTCGAGCAATAACATTATCAAAACCATGTCTCATGGTCAGTTTTTCAAAGTATTGTATTAACTCAATAATTTCTTGATCTGCGCCATGTTTGCATGCTGAATGATAAGGAATGCCACCATTATTATTAACATGAAATACATCAGCTCCATTATGAAGAATAAGACTAATAAAACTATGATTCTTAACATCAGCTCTCAAAGCATGAAATAAAGCCGTTGAGTTACTTCCATCAACAACATTAATATTTATATCTTCACTCATAAAACTTAATGCTAAATCATAATTACCCTGAATGACACTATCTAAAAATTGATAACTCAGTATCAGCTTTTTAAGACGCTTAATAGTTTCCTGTTTTTCAGCTAAGTTCATTCTGCTTTTGCTAATTTGCTGAGCAACAGCTTGAGAACCATATTTATTTATTGTAGCAAACTCATAAAAGTTAATTGTATTTAAAATTTCTTGTGATGCGTTGCGATTTGTTGCTGAGAAATAAGGTATCCCCCCACGGCTGTTCACATGAAAAACATCCGCTCCATGTTTAAGACACAACTTAAGAGCCATCAGATTACTTGCTCTAATCGCATAAAAAAGCGGTGTTGAATTGTCTGCGTCAACAACATCAACATGCGCTCCTTGTTCAAGCAAATTCTTAACTTCATCGTTATTGCCAGTATTGATAAGTTCAAATAATTGTTGACCAAGAACCTGACATTGTTCTGAACTTATTTCAGGAACTTCTTGATCTACTGATACCACTTCTTGAGCACCTGAACCACAACTTGATTGATCTTCTTGCATAGCACTAAGACCATGCAGAGCGCTCAAAAGACCACCTATCAAAAAAATACGATTAAATTGTATCTTCATGAAAAACCCCTCATTTATTAAAAAGTAACAGCTACAAATATGATACAGTTCGATATTATCAAATAGAAAATATCTGTAAAGAGGGCAAAGAAAAAGCCCCATTTCTGGGGCTTTTTCTCAAATTTCAGAGTAAAGTAGGGTGTTAGTACATTCCGCCCATACCACCCATGCCTGCACCATGGCCATGGCCATGAGCAGCTGCGGCAGCTGGTTTTTCTTCTGGAATGTCTGCAATCATCGCCTCTGTTGTGAGCAACAAGCCAGCAATCGATGCTGCATGTTGTAATGCAGAACGAGTTACTTTGGTTGGATCAACAACACCTGCTTTGAACATATCAACATATTGTTCAGAGCGAGCATCAAAGCCAATATTACCTTCTGAGTTTTTAACTTTATCGATAATGACTGAAGGCTCAAATCCAGCATTAGAAACAATAATACGCGCTGGCTCTTCAAGAGCTCGACGAATAATATTAAGACCAATTGCTTGATCACCAGAAAGAACAAATGTTTCAAGTGCTTTTTGAGCGCGAAGCAATGCAACGCCACCACCTGCAACAATGCCTTCTTCAACCGCAGCACGTGTTGCATGGAGCGCATCGTCAACGCGATCTTTTTTTTCTTTCATTTCAGTTTCAGTTGCAGCACCAATCTTGATGACAGCTACGCCGCCAGCAAGTTTAGCAAGTCGCTCTTGCAACTTTTCTACATCATACTCTGAAGATGAATGTTCAATTTCAGCTTTAATTTGGAATACACGAGCTTTAATATCTTCTTGTGAACCTTGTCCATCAACAATAGTTGTATTGTCTTTGTTAATACAAACACGCTTTGCACGACCAAGGTCAGCAAAGGTTAAGTTATCAAGACGAACACCAAGCTCATCAGAAACAACACGTGCGCCGGTCAAAATTGCAAGATCTTGCATCATCGCTTTGCGGCGATCGCCAAACCCTGGAGCTTTAACTGCTGCAACGTGCAACGTTCCACGCATTTTATTAACAACCAATGTTGCAAGCGCTTCACCTTCAACATCTTCTGCAATAATTACTAATGGAAGACCTTGCTTTGCAACTTGTTCAAGAATAGGAAGTAAATCCTTCATGCTTGAAACTTTTTTATCACACAACAAGATAACTGGGTTTTCCAGAACAGCTTCCATCTTCTCTGCGTTGGTCACAAAATATGGAGAAACATAACCACGGTCAAACTGCATACCCTCAACGATATCAAGGGTACTTTCCATGCTCTTTGCTTCTTCAACAGTGATAACGCCATGCTTGCCAACTTTTTCCATTGCATCAGCAATCAAGTTACCAATGTAAGTATCACTGTTTGCAGAAATAGTTGCCACTTGAGCAATTTCGTCTCTACCTTGAATAGGTTTTGCTTGAGCGCGAAGCCCTTCAATAACCTTTTCAACTGACAAATCGATACCACGCTTAACTTCCATTGGGTTAGCACCAGCCGCGATGTTTTTAATGCCTTCGCGATAAATTGCTTGAGCCAACACAGTAGCAGTTGTTGTTCCGTCACCTGCAACGTCTGCAGTTTTAGAAGCAACTTCACGCACCATTTGTGCGCCCATGTTTTCAAGTTTGTCCTTGATTTCGATATCACGAGCAACTGTCACACCGTCTTTGGTGATTGTTGGTGAACCAAAAGATTTTTCAAGAGCAACGTTACGACCTTTAGGCCCAAGTGTAATTTTAACCGCATCAGCAAGGGTGTTTACGCCTCGCAAAATTTTGGCGCGTGCTTCTTCGCCAAATACTATTCTTTTTGCCATAGCTTTAAATCCTTATTATTTGAGTTAGTTACTTGTTAAAAACGCCAAGTAATTCTTCTTCGCGCAGAATAAGAAATTCTTGGGTTCCAAGTTTAACTTCTGTTCCAGAAAATTTTCCGAACAAAACTTTATCGCCATTTACTACTTTTAAAGGACGTAATGAACCATCGTTATTAAGCTTTCCTTCACCGGTCGCCATAACTGTTCCGTATTGTGTCTTCTCTTGGACAGTATCAGGAATGATAATGCCGCCAGCTGAGGTGTTGTCATTTTCAAGACGCTTAACCAGTACTCGGTCGTACAAAGGTTTAATAGTATCCGTCATTGCAGATCCTCCAAAAAATGAAATGTAACTTATTGAAAAAACAGTTTTAAGTAACACCATAAATTATAGGTGCTTAGGGTACTTTTTACCCGTTGTTATTAGATTTAAGTATAGGGTCAAAAATGAAAATTTCAACTAAAAGTTTATAGTAACCCACTAAGATTTCTTCACGGTTAATATATCAAGTTTAATTACTCACTTTATGTCAATATCATTAAAATCGTAAACCTTCTTGAAAATTTCTATTTTTCAAAAAAATAAATGCCCTACCCCTCAAAACTCGCATAACTCACTTACATCATAAAATTGAAAGATTACTGTAGTACTTTTTAATGCTAAACCGGATAAAATAATTGTCCATTTGATAATATTGTAAATTTTGTTAATATTTATTAAATGTTTCAGTATTTTTATTTTTTGAAATTGAGGTTAATTATGAAAAATCGAATAATAATGTTTTTAGTGGCTACAGGATTATTTTTTTCACAGATAACTCTGTTTGGTATGCAGGTAAATTTTAACCTACAACAAACCCCAGCTCTGTACAATATAAACAATCCATTCTATTTAAAATTGAGAGATGGAAGAACTATAAAAATTTGGGGTACAAACATACAAATTATAGAAAAAAACGGTGAAAACAGTGATTTATTCCATCCTTATGGATTTGCGCTCATTAATGGAGCACTTGAACTTCGCAATGGAAACCTACTTGTTCATAATAAATTTGGAATATCGATTATTGATCTGCTATCAAAAAAAATAATTAAATATTTTTTTACGGATTTCAGGCGTATAGCAGGAGTCTTAGAACTCAGCAACAGAAGATTGTTTGTACATTATACACCAAATACCGATAGTTCTATAACTTTCAGTATTCTTGATTACACCGAGAACGATAGTAACAATTTAACCCTTCTTAAAGTAATAGAAAAAAAATTGGGTTATAACACGATAATAACAGGTATGGCTGAAGTAGAAGAAAACAAGGTAATAACATGGGCTCAAACTGGAACAATTTATCTTTGGGATTTAGTATCAGA
The Candidatus Dependentiae bacterium genome window above contains:
- the groL gene encoding chaperonin GroEL (60 kDa chaperone family; promotes refolding of misfolded polypeptides especially under stressful conditions; forms two stacked rings of heptamers to form a barrel-shaped 14mer; ends can be capped by GroES; misfolded proteins enter the barrel where they are refolded when GroES binds); the encoded protein is MAKRIVFGEEARAKILRGVNTLADAVKITLGPKGRNVALEKSFGSPTITKDGVTVARDIEIKDKLENMGAQMVREVASKTADVAGDGTTTATVLAQAIYREGIKNIAAGANPMEVKRGIDLSVEKVIEGLRAQAKPIQGRDEIAQVATISANSDTYIGNLIADAMEKVGKHGVITVEEAKSMESTLDIVEGMQFDRGYVSPYFVTNAEKMEAVLENPVILLCDKKVSSMKDLLPILEQVAKQGLPLVIIAEDVEGEALATLVVNKMRGTLHVAAVKAPGFGDRRKAMMQDLAILTGARVVSDELGVRLDNLTFADLGRAKRVCINKDNTTIVDGQGSQEDIKARVFQIKAEIEHSSSEYDVEKLQERLAKLAGGVAVIKIGAATETEMKEKKDRVDDALHATRAAVEEGIVAGGGVALLRAQKALETFVLSGDQAIGLNIIRRALEEPARIIVSNAGFEPSVIIDKVKNSEGNIGFDARSEQYVDMFKAGVVDPTKVTRSALQHAASIAGLLLTTEAMIADIPEEKPAAAAAHGHGHGAGMGGMGGMY
- a CDS encoding co-chaperone GroES, coding for MTDTIKPLYDRVLVKRLENDNTSAGGIIIPDTVQEKTQYGTVMATGEGKLNNDGSLRPLKVVNGDKVLFGKFSGTEVKLGTQEFLILREEELLGVFNK